One genomic segment of Nocardia spumae includes these proteins:
- a CDS encoding TetR/AcrR family transcriptional regulator: MSKATTTRGRIDKRQAILDVAFTVFARRGYERTCVQEIADEAGVAKPTVYNHLQDKETLFRSTVEAAADEIGTQCLHAIEPLRGGDDPGPVLLTVARELLGICAGARAHALRSLAYAESSSFPDVVLTVQERTSIRLAEALSDRFARLGLSGRLRAEDPERAAEQFLALLTGPLEARSRLGTREVGAAELDAIADAATDTFLRAYRAGEKQ; this comes from the coding sequence GTGAGCAAGGCGACGACCACCCGCGGCCGCATCGACAAGCGGCAGGCGATCCTGGATGTGGCCTTCACCGTGTTCGCCCGCCGTGGTTACGAGCGGACCTGCGTCCAGGAGATCGCGGACGAGGCCGGGGTCGCGAAACCCACTGTCTACAACCATCTCCAGGACAAGGAGACGTTGTTCCGCAGCACTGTCGAGGCCGCAGCGGACGAGATCGGGACACAGTGCCTGCACGCGATCGAACCGCTGCGCGGCGGGGACGATCCGGGCCCGGTGCTGCTCACCGTCGCCCGGGAGCTGCTCGGGATCTGCGCCGGAGCACGGGCACACGCCTTGCGCTCGCTGGCCTACGCCGAATCGAGCAGCTTCCCCGACGTGGTCCTCACCGTGCAGGAACGCACCTCGATCCGGCTCGCCGAGGCGCTGTCCGACCGATTCGCCCGCCTCGGCCTGAGCGGCCGGTTACGTGCCGAGGATCCCGAACGCGCGGCCGAACAGTTCCTCGCGCTGCTGACCGGGCCGCTGGAGGCCCGCTCTCGACTGGGCACCCGCGAGGTCGGCGCGGCGGAACTCGACGCGATCGCCGACGCCGCCACCGACACGTTCCTGCGGGCCTATCGGGCCGGCGAAAAGCAATAG
- a CDS encoding Dabb family protein produces the protein MMIVHTLRFAFRDEATEADREQVLALMRRTAAVESVSFSTVGRTVVSDPESGYTHAYCVAIADLDALERYMYDPTHVAGDPEIIPHLAKLHIGPDVSDDPDPELSAKILAINEGKLAAYPEWAELMSTIPEVRFG, from the coding sequence ATGATGATCGTTCACACACTGCGTTTCGCATTCCGGGACGAGGCCACCGAGGCGGACCGGGAACAGGTGCTGGCATTGATGCGCCGCACGGCCGCGGTCGAATCGGTGTCGTTCTCGACCGTCGGGCGCACTGTCGTCAGCGATCCGGAGAGTGGCTACACGCACGCCTACTGTGTCGCCATCGCCGATCTGGACGCGCTGGAGCGGTATATGTACGACCCGACCCACGTGGCCGGCGATCCCGAGATCATCCCGCACCTGGCCAAACTGCATATCGGGCCGGATGTCTCCGACGATCCGGATCCGGAACTGAGCGCCAAGATCCTCGCGATCAACGAGGGCAAGCTCGCCGCGTACCCGGAATGGGCGGAACTGATGTCCACCATTCCCGAGGTGCGCTTCGGCTGA
- a CDS encoding MmyB family transcriptional regulator has product MTTLATKPAVGTLLRRWRRLRRLSQLELGLHADISARHISYVETGRSRPSRAMVLRLCEALEVPLRERNTLLLAGGYAPEYGESALDDTALAAVRSALEVVLTTHEPYPAVVVDRLWNVVLGNRAMAVLMAGIPEELRTPHPNVYRLVLHPRGLSAQLRNGHQIRELFLQRLIRQAEATGDDRLRALYDEVAAYPVPEPDPDAEIAPGPFEVPLRIRTPAGELSMFSTMATFGAPADVTLSELAIELFYPLDEFTRATLRAAAGRPVSRSAPREWWTSVPPIPGTRRACPR; this is encoded by the coding sequence ATGACCACGCTCGCGACGAAACCCGCGGTCGGCACCCTGTTGCGCCGATGGCGGCGGCTGCGGCGGTTGAGTCAGCTGGAGCTCGGCCTGCACGCCGACATCTCCGCACGGCACATCTCCTATGTCGAGACCGGCCGGTCCCGGCCCAGCCGAGCCATGGTGCTGCGCTTGTGCGAGGCGTTGGAAGTGCCGCTGCGCGAACGCAATACGCTCCTGCTCGCCGGCGGGTACGCACCCGAGTACGGCGAGAGCGCACTCGACGACACCGCCCTGGCCGCGGTCCGGTCGGCCCTGGAAGTGGTGCTCACCACCCATGAGCCGTATCCGGCGGTGGTCGTCGACCGGCTCTGGAATGTGGTCCTGGGCAACCGCGCCATGGCGGTGCTGATGGCCGGAATTCCCGAGGAACTGCGCACGCCGCATCCGAACGTCTACCGACTGGTGTTGCACCCCCGGGGCCTGTCGGCACAGCTGCGCAACGGCCACCAGATCCGGGAGTTGTTCCTGCAACGCCTGATTCGCCAGGCCGAAGCCACCGGGGACGATCGCCTGCGTGCCCTCTACGACGAGGTCGCGGCGTATCCGGTGCCCGAACCGGATCCGGATGCCGAGATCGCACCGGGCCCGTTCGAGGTTCCGCTGCGCATCCGCACTCCCGCGGGTGAGCTGTCGATGTTCAGCACGATGGCCACCTTCGGCGCACCGGCCGATGTGACCCTGTCCGAGCTGGCGATCGAATTGTTCTATCCCCTCGACGAATTCACCCGCGCCACCTTGCGCGCGGCGGCCGGGCGGCCCGTCAGCCGAAGCGCACCTCGGGAATGGTGGACATCAGTTCCGCCCATTCCGGGTACGCGGCGAGCTTGCCCTCGTTGA
- a CDS encoding ferritin-like domain-containing protein — translation MAFAYPDMLATIQDRQWSLADIDWEAPGAELITAQQRPRLAAFMADLVWIEHVGARGFAALTRKAPPGALREIYRYFHAEEQKHANAELALMRRWGMLPEDGMPVPNNNIRLVIEWLDRYADDLSLPVLGTVIPSLETALDGALVKFLLDEVRDPLCHEVFRHINSDESRHLAVGFQVLEQLGAGPARRLAIETAGFALRPSFALGALLYAPLLSRMAANIVALGLDEQKLWNAVRRYESAGDRKPAIRRVPLYHVVRYHARMTIHRIQPMQLAVDALNAGIEHIPSRLFGAPPSWSRELTYEPVAK, via the coding sequence ATGGCGTTCGCATATCCGGACATGCTGGCAACGATCCAGGACCGGCAATGGTCCCTGGCCGATATCGATTGGGAGGCACCGGGGGCCGAACTGATCACCGCGCAGCAGCGGCCCCGGCTCGCGGCCTTCATGGCCGATCTGGTGTGGATCGAGCACGTGGGCGCGCGCGGATTCGCGGCGCTGACCCGCAAGGCGCCGCCCGGCGCGCTGCGTGAGATATACCGCTATTTCCACGCCGAGGAGCAGAAGCACGCCAATGCCGAACTCGCGCTCATGCGGCGCTGGGGCATGCTGCCCGAAGACGGGATGCCGGTGCCCAACAACAATATTCGCCTGGTCATCGAATGGCTCGACCGCTACGCCGACGACCTGTCCCTGCCGGTACTGGGCACGGTGATCCCCTCGCTCGAGACGGCACTGGACGGCGCACTGGTCAAATTCCTGCTCGACGAGGTGCGAGATCCGCTCTGCCACGAGGTGTTCCGGCATATCAACAGCGACGAATCGCGGCATCTCGCCGTGGGGTTCCAGGTCCTGGAACAACTCGGCGCCGGACCGGCGCGACGGCTCGCGATCGAGACCGCCGGCTTCGCGCTGCGGCCGTCCTTCGCGCTCGGGGCCCTGCTCTACGCACCGCTGCTGTCGCGGATGGCCGCCAATATCGTCGCGCTGGGATTGGACGAGCAGAAGCTGTGGAATGCGGTGCGGCGCTATGAATCCGCCGGTGATCGCAAACCCGCCATCCGGCGAGTGCCGCTGTACCACGTGGTGCGTTACCACGCGCGCATGACGATCCACCGGATCCAGCCCATGCAACTGGCCGTCGACGCGCTCAACGCCGGTATCGAGCACATTCCCAGCCGGCTGTTCGGCGCGCCACCGTCCTGGTCGCGCGAACTGACCTACGAGCCGGTGGCGAAATGA
- a CDS encoding SDR family NAD(P)-dependent oxidoreductase, with protein MRLNPFGGPRRTERANAVVTGAGSGIGRAFATELARRGGRVVCADIDLDRAIETAHQITVSGGTALEVECDVRAVEQVEDLADTAEDWFGEPPAVVINNAGIGRGGEVIGEAPLEQWHQVLDVNLWGVVHGCHVFAPRLRAVGRGAIVNTASAAAFGTAPRMGAYNVSKAGVLALSETLSAELAGTGVTVTALCPTAVRTDILRDASIADPTTARLGDAMLRWTGRSPDTIARTTLDAVDHGRLYVVPQVEAKLIWQSKRLLPTPYTQVAGLLERLMR; from the coding sequence ATGCGGCTCAATCCCTTCGGCGGTCCCCGCCGGACAGAGCGGGCGAATGCCGTGGTCACCGGTGCGGGCAGTGGAATCGGCCGGGCGTTCGCGACCGAACTCGCCCGTCGCGGCGGCCGGGTGGTCTGCGCGGATATCGACCTGGACCGGGCCATCGAGACCGCTCACCAGATCACGGTCTCCGGCGGCACCGCCCTGGAGGTCGAATGCGATGTCCGGGCCGTGGAGCAGGTCGAGGATCTCGCCGATACCGCCGAGGACTGGTTCGGCGAACCACCGGCCGTGGTGATCAACAACGCCGGCATCGGACGTGGCGGCGAGGTGATCGGCGAGGCCCCGCTCGAGCAGTGGCACCAGGTGCTCGATGTCAACCTGTGGGGCGTCGTCCACGGCTGCCACGTCTTCGCCCCCCGGTTGCGCGCGGTCGGGCGCGGCGCGATCGTCAACACCGCCTCGGCGGCCGCATTCGGCACCGCGCCCAGAATGGGCGCCTACAACGTCAGCAAGGCCGGGGTGCTCGCGCTGTCGGAAACGTTGTCGGCGGAACTGGCCGGCACCGGGGTGACCGTCACCGCGCTGTGCCCCACCGCGGTGCGCACCGATATCCTGCGCGACGCCTCGATCGCCGACCCGACGACCGCCCGGCTGGGCGATGCGATGCTGCGCTGGACCGGCCGCTCCCCCGATACCATCGCCCGCACCACCCTCGACGCCGTCGACCACGGTCGCCTCTACGTCGTCCCGCAGGTCGAGGCCAAGCTCATCTGGCAGTCCAAGCGACTGCTCCCCACCCCCTATACGCAGGTCGCCGGGCTACTGGAACGACTGATGCGGTAG